A section of the Pochonia chlamydosporia 170 chromosome 2, whole genome shotgun sequence genome encodes:
- a CDS encoding meiosis-specific transcription factor mei4 (similar to Verticillium alfalfae VaMs.102 XP_003003314.1), protein MARATPFSGPNEPLHIFQDDVFDRSAPMTSHAPMPSVTKPARRPLSSSNSNVVLNPPTASGMNLSPHKARSSSPRSPLKATSSHGNKLHMVSMAPPMGKGPTTDSLQKKPHLSKFKTGPQRPHFDMMTFGKENVHPQIFPAPPTINLSVESYFQKPNGKRGLMDAPQIKDSRPMKKAKTEEPTLPPHDSFPPIADDGAKPQHSYAQLIGMAILRSPMRRLTLAQIYKWISDNYSFYNPNDAGWQNSIRHNLSLHKNFIKIERPKDDPGKGNYWGIEPGTEFQFLKEKPTRKSAPTAENLPVMSTRLEPSRPATAPLLQEPTLPPPAPMHHSTLPPLPTSQATHPMHAELSSDATIPISDNIGPEDVGDKITDNDLPLDSSLYSPLPANMHSSPPVARHVEARSGTPPPFARNPVSSISRSHKRKFASMDDSGYISSLESSVMRPNQKALLLTSEADRPRLTRGRAEEEIARIRNSSPLSPTKSRSLSLYGPVSSSPLRQPNEHQTLPPLTPVVKMKPPVRPPPSVSPNTNLRIHRDKVRHMLQSPLRRVTGIGEDSVPWSPAFNLDDAVYSFDDLGMPSTEFDIFQDFTSLEDPLFPGIGSVDAGSPVKRSAKRARLDRSVSTSALGEASNSTLRKSVTSVPLLKVSEHSPSRFLETPSKAFEGLGSPSKLFQQSPSRLASPSKFTAMLELSVDNDWPTLGLDPTDFGSHGNNGATDFTGLDILQGFEKIGSGSQSSRHQQQQKGGKPSLGRSYSTAF, encoded by the coding sequence ATGGCCAGAGCTACGCCATTTTCCGGCCCAAATGAGCCGCTACACATATTTCAAGACGACGTATTCGATCGAAGCGCTCCCATGACGAGCCACGCTCCGATGCCTTCAGTCACAAAGCCTGCTCGACGCCCCTTGAGCAGTTCAAATTCCAACGTCGTCCTCAACCCCCCGACGGCCAGCGGCATGAACTTGTCGCCCCATAAAGCGAGGTCATCGTCACCTCGATCACCCCTGAAAGCTACTTCATCACACGGCAACAAGCTTCACATGGTGTCAATGGCGCCTCCCATGGGCAAGGGACCTACGACAGATTCACTTCAGAAGAAGCCGCATTTATCTAAATTCAAAACGGGTCCTCAGCGACCACACTTCGACATGATGACCTTTGGAAAGGAGAACGTTCATCCTCAGATTTTTCCGGCTCCACCAACGATAAACTTGTCGGTCGAAAGCTACTTTCAGAAACCAAATGGCAAGCGAGGATTGATGGACGCTCCCCAAATCAAAGACTCAAGACCaatgaagaaggccaaaaCTGAGGAGCCGACTCTTCCTCCCCACGATTCATTTCCTCCCATTGCAGATGATGGGGCGAAACCACAGCACAGCTACGCTCAGCTCATTGGCATGGCCATCCTCCGATCTCCCATGCGTCGACTCACCCTCGCACAAATTTACAAGTGGATCAGTGACAATTACTCCTTCTATAACCCCAATGATGCTGGATGGCAGAACAGCATTCGACACAACCTGAGTCTTCACAAGAACTTCATTAAAATTGAGCGGCCCAAGGATGACCCCGGCAAGGGCAACTACTGGGGCATTGAGCCTGGTACCGAATTTCAGTTCCTCAAAGAGAAGCCCACACGAAAGTCGGCACCAACGGCGGAAAATCTTCCAGTAATGTCAACACGTCTCGAACCGTCAAGACCAGCCACAGCTCCCCTTCTTCAAGAACCGACACTGCCTCCGCCAGCACCGATGCATCACTCGACGCTCCCACCTCTGCCTACTTCGCAAGCCACACATCCTATGCACGCAGAGCTTTCATCCGATGCCACGATTCCAATCTCAGATAACATTGGCCCAGAAGATGTCGGCGACAAGATTACGGATAATGACTTACCTCTTGATTCATCCCTATACTCTCCGTTGCCTGCCAATATGCACTCGTCGCCTCCCGTCGCTAGGCACGTGGAGGCACGAAGTGGCACACCACCGCCCTTCGCCCGAAACCCAGTGTCCTCGATTTCCCGATCTCACAAGCGCAAGTTTGCGTCAATGGACGACAGCGGATACATCTCTTCCTTGGAATCCTCAGTGATGCGACCAAACCAAAAGGCCTTGCTACTGACGTCGGAAGCCGATCGACCTCGCCTTACACGCGGCCgtgccgaggaggaaatcGCCCGCATTCGCAACTCCTCTCCACTGAGTCCGACCAAGTCTCGGTCTCTATCACTCTATGGTCCCGTTTCATCCTCACCTCTGCGACAACCAAACGAGCACCAGACGCTACCGCCATTAACCCCGGTCGTGAAAATGAAGCCCCCTGTCCGACCACCGCCGTCCGTCtcgccaaacaccaacttgCGCATACATCGTGATAAGGTTCGACATATGCTGCAATCCCCGTTGCGCCGTGTGACCGGAATTGGAGAGGACAGTGTTCCTTGGAGTCCCGCATTCAACTTGGATGATGCTGTATACTCCTTTGATGACTTGGGGATGCCCTCAACCGAATTTGACATCTTCCAGGACTTTACCTCTTTGGAAGACCCTCTGTTCCCTGGTATCGGATCAGTCGACGCTGGTTCCCCCGTCAAGCGCTCTGCCAAGCGGGCTCGATTGGACAGATCTGTGTCCACGTCGGCACTCGGTGAAGCCTCAAACTCCACGCTGAGGAAATCAGTCACTTCCGTCCCATTGCTCAAAGTTTCTGAGCACTCCCCATCACGCTTTCTGGAGACACCTAGCAAGGCATTTGAGGGCTTGGGCTCTCCATCCAAGCTTTTCCAGCAGTCCCCATCACGGCTAGCCTCGCCGAGCAAGTTCACTGCCATGTTGGAGCTCTCGGTCGACAATGACTGGCCAACACTGGGTCTTGATCCTACAGATTTTGGCTCTCACGGCAACAATGGGGCCACAGACTTTACTGGTCTGGACATCTTGCAAGGCTTCGAGAAGATTGGATCTGGGTCACAATCTTCaagacatcaacaacaacaaaaggGTGGCAAGCCATCGCTTGGACGAAGCTACTCGACTGCCTTTTAA